One Halictus rubicundus isolate RS-2024b chromosome 10, iyHalRubi1_principal, whole genome shotgun sequence genomic window carries:
- the LOC143358327 gene encoding uncharacterized protein LOC143358327 produces the protein MLLRTRSQISIDNDGRADRTSHASHFHRIVPCRATTCCFCSIVTYCTRRANPGWWKRVEKPSRRSVRPREVPSDRRYRHASFASFVCPLFLNRNPEPERRVAMNDRRTIVAFAVAIAIALSCPNGSPTGCAAITVPIREILNTAISIPTAGIRSDTRSDNPVGQTVLSAVNVARSFLTNAQDRFVRWVNRVLLILSAFESPFLNSSNADNATNTADGSSNDNDTGGGDRRRRSTTDGSDSWIDQLQQSVASVEDQLTDLSLDLGEAPKLIADLAASIPNAIAHPLASASSLVSSAEGLSLNAVQLAAQNSFNMFWKLLTTQGLPWLRTLLDELDRTKRLPQSVHGFVKNFDAAYDFAKMLGYVQ, from the exons ATGCTATTACGAACGCGGTCGCAAATTAGCATCGATAACGACGGACGCGCAGATAGGACGAGCCACGCGAGCCATTTTCACCGTATCGTTCCGTGCCGTGCCACGACGTGCTGTTTCTGCTCTATCGTGACGTACTGCACCCGCCGCGCGAACCCAGGGTGGTGGAAAAGGGTAGAAAAACCGAGCCGTCGATCGGTAAGACCGAGAGAAGTTCCCAGCGATCGGCGATACCGTCACGCTTCGTTCGCTTCGTTCGTTTGTCCGTTGTTTCTGAACCGAAATCCTGAACCggaacgtcgcgtcgcgatGAACGATCGCCGGACGATCGTCGCGTTCgcggtcgcgatcgcgatcgcctTATCCTGCCCGAACGGATCGCCCACGGGCTGCGCCGCGATCACCGTACCGATTCGCGAAATTCTCAACACCGCGATTTCCATCCCGACCGCAG GAATAAGGAGCGATACGAGATCCGACAACCCGGTGGGACAGACGGTCCTGAGCGCAGTGAACGTTGCTCGGAGCTTTCTCACGAATGCCCAGGACCGCTTCGTAAGGTGGGTCAACAGAGTTCTACTGATTCTCTCGGCTTTCGAGTCTCCGTTTCTAAACTCGAGCAACGCCGACAACGCGACGAACACCGCCGATGGATCGTCCAACGACAACGACACCGGCGGCGGCGACAGGCGGCGAAGATCTACCACCGACGGGTCCGACTCCTGGATCGACCAGCTCCAACAAAGCGTGGCCTCGGTCGAAGATCAGCTGACAGACCTATCCCTCGATCTGGGCGAGGCGCCAAAGCTGATAGCAGACTTGGCGGCGTCGATACCGAACGCGATCGCGCATCCGCTCGCATCGGCGTCGAGCTTGGTGAGCAGCGCCGAAGGATTGAGCCTTAACGCGGTCCAATTGGCCGCGCAGAACAGCTTCAACATGTTCTGGAAACTTCTAACCACGCAAGGTCTGCCGTGGTTGCGCACCCTCCTCGACGAGCTGGACCGAACCAAGAGGTTGCCTCAGAGCGTCCACGGTTTCGTGAAAAATTTCGACGCCGCCTACGATTTCGCTAAAATGTTGGGCTACGTGCAATAA
- the LOC143358314 gene encoding glutamate receptor-like isoform X3, whose amino-acid sequence MRCSARLGRALFSQKSRQRLLAVASRDRSRGKRFVVFSSIPVGLGNYRVGETTKIIRAFDQRLSTAHRESVPRGSRTGTQLQTTSRKLEIRHHKREMANWWREREILASEGVSRFRIRGKAWLLLLLLLVLRVSTGVTADPSVSEDADPILIRPLFVYENLIRGVHDYFNNTCIILFHDAPKTTGLREIDGLLSLQRYFSGTLNIRTSIMDFRTFKSRLGDTYNSIKRPLFVLLNDLEEIREQFARVSRWITMAYPTWLLFLRNDTKYEDFLSEVHVPFDCVFMIAQSDDRENGEVIGDVYRIGKEEDLRWMKFGEWDKERGFRGPRLGLYQRRHDLHGRTIRVVTVQDPPVSRVLRDTANRMVGIAGFFGEVIHLLQEGMNCTFSYTEAASWGVRLPNGTWTGSIKMLLEDEADLAATELMMTSDRLDAVKFTTPVYSTKCRVYIKKPDTMAVKWNAYLAPFALNTWNAIAMTILVVVLTISTIDSFSPSSVVPSSMPPRFAISEVMFFVFGALCGQGMEPSSLDPIRLAQLSIQLTAVVVLAAYSAALISFLAVKTFVMPFTTMEGMLEDGSYRFAVVGDSADYSFFQNTTDRILAIMFDKLMASETDLPVNYLDGLGRVCRESKYAFMTLDNMATVLQGAVECMLEPLDTMVQTTVAMAVPSQSPYRGIIDTNILVLRDSGILQRLMKAEWVTNSNRPKSGWSSVELEDAMPLLVFLAVAVLVAWLALLGEWLIYSRRRDSIPISETVRRASAAEPSVDRSRAAVARRSGRARLPAYGRRPVARRRVVVART is encoded by the exons ATGCgctgctcggctcggctcggccggGCTCTCTTTTCGCAAAAATCACGACAGCGATTGCTCGCGGTCGCGAGCCGCGATCGATCTCGCGGTAAAAGGTTTGTTGTGTTTTCGTCGATTCCGGTCGGACTAGGCAACTATCGGGTCGGAGAAACAACAAAGATTATCCGCGCGTTTGACCAGAGATTATCGACAGCGCATCGCGAATCAGTTCCTCGCGGATCGCGAACGGGAACGCAACTGCAAACTACGAGCCGGAAACTAGAAATCAGACATCACAAACGAGAAATGGCGAATTGGTGGCGCGAGCGAGAGATACTCGCGTCGGAGGGTGTCTCCCGATTTCGAATTCGCGGCAAGGCGtggctgttgctgttgctgttgctcgTGCTTCGAGTCTCGACCGGGGTTACGGCTGACCCTTCCGTGTCGGAAGACGCGGATCCCATTCTAATCAGACCGCTGTTCGTCTACGAGAACCTGATCAGAGGCGTTCACGACTACTTCAACAACACTTGCATCATACTGTTCCACGACGCGCCGAAGACAACAG GTTTGCGGGAAATCGACGGATTGCTGTCCCTTCAACGATACTTCAGCGGAACATTGAACATACGAACCTCGATCATGGATTTCCGCACGTTCAAGAGCCGA CTGGGGGACACCTACAATTCCATCAAGAGGCCATTGTTTGTTCTGTTGAACGATCTCGAGGAAATCAGGGAGCAATTTGCTCGG GTTTCCCGGTGGATCACGATGGCGTATCCAACGTGGCTGCTCTTCCTAAGAAACGACACGAAATACGAGGATTTTCTGTCGGAGGTTCACGTGCCGTTCGACTGCGTTTTCATGATCGCGCAGTCGGACGATCGGgagaacggcgaggtgatcggagacgTGTATCGCATCGGCAAAGAGGAGGATTTGAGGTGGATGAAGTTCGGCGAGTGGGACAAGGAACGAGGTTTCCGAGGACCGCGACTGGGCCTCTACCAACGCAGACACGATCTCCATGGGCGCACCATCAGAGTGGTCACTGTACAG GATCCTCCGGTCTCGCGCGTTCTTCGGGACACGGCGAACAGGATGGTGGGTATCGCGGGTTTCTTCGGCGAAGTTATCCACCTCCTGCAGGAAGGGATGAATTGCAC ATTCAGCTACACGGAGGCGGCGTCGTGGGGGGTGCGACTACCGAACGGCACGTGGACCGGTTCCATTAAGATGCTGTTGGAGGACGAGGCGGACCTCGCGGCCACCGAGCTGATGATGACGTCCGACAGGTTGGACGCCGTGAAATTCACCACTCCCGTTTATTCGACAAA ATGTCGCGTGTACATCAAGAAGCCGGACACTATGGCGGTCAAGTGGAACGCCTACTTGGCGCCGTTCGCCTTGAACACGTGGAACGCGATCGCGATGACGATCCTGGTTGTGGTACTGACGATATCCACGATCGATTCGTTCTCCCCGTCGTCGGTGGTGCCGTCGTCGATGCCGCCGCGATTCGCTATCTCCGAGGTGATGTTTTTCGTGTTTGGCGCGCTTTGCGGTCAAG GCATGGAACCGTCGTCGCTGGATCCGATACGATTGGCGCAGTTGAGCATTCAATTGACAGCGGTGGTCGTGTTGGCCGCTTACTCGGCCGCGCTGATCAGCTTCCTCGCGGTAAAGACATTCGTGATGCCGTTCACCACGATGGAGGGTATGCTGGAGGACGGTAGCTATCGGTTCGCCGTGGTCGGCGATTCGGCCGACTATAGTTTCTTTCAG AACACCACCGATCGTATACTCGCGATCATGTTCGACAAGTTGATGGCCAGCGAGACCGATCTGCCGGTGAATTATCTGGACGGACTGGGACGCGTCTGTCGGGAGAGCAAATACGCGTTCATGACGCTCGATAATATGGCGACCGTGCTACAAGGAGCGGTGGAATGCATGCTGGAACCGTTGGACACAATGGTGCAGACGACCGTGGCCATGGCGGTGCCGAGTCAGAGCCCTTATCGCGGCATCATCGATACCAA TATTTTGGTGCTGCGAGACAGCGGGATTCTTCAAAGGTTGATGAAAGCCGAGTGGGTCACGAACTCGAACAGG CCGAAGAGCGGATGGTCGTCGGTCGAGCTGGAGGACGCGATGCCGCTGCTGGTCTTCTTGGCTGTCGCTGTACTGGTCGCCTGGCTGGCGTTGCTCGGCGAGTGGCTGATCTACTCGCGGCGAAGAGACTCGATCCCGATCTCCGAGACGGTTCGTCGCGCCTCTGCCGCCGAGCCGAGCGTAGATCGTTCGCGGGCCGCGGTCGCTCGGCGATCTGGTCGGGCGCGATTGCCGGCGTACGGTCGACGACCGGTtgcgcgtcgtcgcgtcgtcgtcgctcGAACGTAA
- the LOC143358314 gene encoding uncharacterized protein LOC143358314 isoform X1 yields the protein MHAGTVGHNGADDRGHGGAESEPLSRHHRYQYFGAARQRDSSKVDESRVGHELEQAEERMVVGRAGGRDAAAGLLGCRCTGRLAGVARRVADLLAAKRLDPDLRDGSSRLCRRAERRSFAGRGRSAIWSGAIAGVRSTTGCASSRRRRSNVNTQSSFVARPDKRLSLRVGRVESATERSRIRTELCARCNGERMELVPCNGFPAKVQGSSKEHSFPNGKENELPCTTATATVKKCKNVALRRRVSVSSNDERRSELAGPNGRQGHAFGETFSLKKTPFHVHCDEKNVPETQQKPQPQTRSRRGSIATSRPSVFSRDLRNERKQPAPKSEDTGDGLSRKQLPDDRYRRNESVLPSKIPRRARSISTESDRRKPLSRDDGNAWSRQAISVAPSSSKAVERVMAAGQAMVDRTRWLERVDGSATVQGKGVERRIVDPIDWEAPISEVRRDDSSPTRPSVRPRKQQARTGTSKAPPNLFPGELVCNAEYHKDLFFVEREKEERAPRLSANFLAHFSEHVNAEQRTVIVTFMLHLGVRIRRSDSPIRITGAIDTDCSQTHCRYPSYIVYRAVKLFDAAIDSLPVATALIQLTALASLWIALKTLENAHKIPTASQMIRLAKDLYAGREDLLIEYERKILRALDFNVTFADAHSLLTCHLINSKRCAAISDETFAFAYKAGGYVIDLTLLDEMFCRTSASLVAVTAAELVLGLIVDTEQARATDLPAQVRPRWLFWRGLLYAASGDGAGSRFGVSESGGVVTAGKQVSGRRDGPMSRRDAASRSELRKEELEFRGGVEKVQSQQIRSNSRVFSRTSRHAVAARNL from the exons ATGCATGCTGGAACCGTTGGACACAATGGTGCAGACGACCGTGGCCATGGCGGTGCCGAGTCAGAGCCCTTATCGCGGCATCATCGATACCAA TATTTTGGTGCTGCGAGACAGCGGGATTCTTCAAAGGTTGATGAAAGCCGAGTGGGTCACGAACTCGAACAGG CCGAAGAGCGGATGGTCGTCGGTCGAGCTGGAGGACGCGATGCCGCTGCTGGTCTTCTTGGCTGTCGCTGTACTGGTCGCCTGGCTGGCGTTGCTCGGCGAGTGGCTGATCTACTCGCGGCGAAGAGACTCGATCCCGATCTCCGAGACGGTTCGTCGCGCCTCTGCCGCCGAGCCGAGCGTAGATCGTTCGCGGGCCGCGGTCGCTCGGCGATCTGGTCGGGCGCGATTGCCGGCGTACGGTCGACGACCGGTtgcgcgtcgtcgcgtcgtcgtcgctcGAACGTAAACACGCAGAGTAGTTTTGTTGCGCGTCCGGACAAGCGGTTGTCTCTTCGAGTTGGCCGAGTCGAGAGCGCGACCGAACGATCGCGAATTCGAACCGAGTTGTGTGCCCGTTGTAACGGCGAGAGAATGGAGCTCGTTCCGTGTAACGGGTTCCCCGCGAAAGTTCAGGGTTCGTCGAAGGAGCACTCGTTTCCGAACGGAAAGGAGAACGAGCTGCCTTGCACGACCGCGACCGCGACAGTTAAAAAGTGCAAAAATGTCGCTCTTCGAAGACGCGTCTCTGTGTCGTCGAACGACGAACGAAGGTCAGAGTTGGCAGGTCCGAACGGCCGGCAGGGACACGCATTCGGAGAGACCTTCTCGTTGAAGAAGACGCCGTTTCACGTTCATTGCGACGAGAAGAATGTGCCGGAGACGCAGCAGAAGCCACAACCGCAAACGCGATCGCGCCGCGGTTCCATCGCGACATCCAGACCGTCCGTTTTCTCGCGCGACCTCCGAAACGAACGCAAACAG CCTGCTCCAAAATCCGAAGATACAGGAGACGGACTTTCGCGTAAACAATTGCCGGACGATCGGTACCGGAGAAACGAGAGTGTCTTGCCGTCGAAGATTCCTCGTCGCGCCAG ATCGATTTCCACCGAGTCGGACCGACGGAAACCTTTGTCGCGCGACGATGGGAACGCGTGGTCGCGTCAGGCGATCTCGGTCGCGCCGTCATCGTCGAAAGCCGTCGAGAGGGTCATGGCAGCAGGACAAGCGATGGTCGACCGAACACGCTGGCTGGAACGCGTCGACGGCTCGGCTACGGTCCAAGGAAAAGG GGTCGAGAGAAGAATCGTCGACCCGATCGACTGGGAAGCACCGATTTCGGAGGTCCGTCGCGACGATTCGTCGCCGACACGGCCGAGCGTTCGTCCGCGAAAACAGCAGGCTCGCACCGGAACGTCGAAAGCGCCACCGAACTTGTTTCCCGGCGAGTTGGTCTGCAACGCTGAATACCACAAGGATTTGTTCTTCGTCGAGCGCGAAAAGGAGGAACGAGCTCCGCGATTGTCGGCCAATTTTCTCGCGCATTTCTCGGAGCATGTAAACGCCGAACAGAGGACGGTCATAGTTACGTTTATGTTGCACTTAGGGGTAAGGATTCGCCGCTCCGATTCTCCGATACGAATTACGGGTGCGATCGACACCGATTGTTCGCAGACGCACTGCAGATACCCGTCGTACATAGTTTATCGAGCGGTGAAGCTGTTCGACGCGGCGATCGACAGTCTACCAGTGGCCACGGCGTTGATACAGTTGACAGCGTTGGCGAGCTTGTGGATCGCGCTGAAAACGCTCGAGAACGCTCACAAAATCCCCACG GCTTCGCAGATGATTCGTCTGGCCAAGGACCTTTATGCTGGACGGGAGGACCTGCTGATCGAGTACGAGAGAAAAATCCTACGGGCGTTGGATTTCAATGTCACCTTCGCCGACGCCCACTCTCTTCTCACCTGCCATCTGATCAACTCGAAGCGTTGCGCGGCCATCTCGGACGAAACGTTCGCGTTCGCTTATAAGGCGGGCGGTTACGTG atcgaCCTAACCCTGCTGGACGAAATGTTTTGTCGAACGTCCGCGAGTCTGGTAGCCGTGACGGCGGCCGAGCTGGTTCTCGGCCTCATCGTCGACACCGAGCAGGCTCGCGCTACCGATCTTCCCGCCCAAGTTCGACCGcgatggctgttttggagaggaTTGCTGTACGCAGCCTCCGGGGACGGCGCCGGTTCTCGCTTCGGCGTCAG CGAAAGCGGCGGTGTTGTGACGGCGGGGAAACAGGTTTCAGGACGAAGAGATGGACCGATGTCGCGTCGCGATGCTGCGTCGCGTTCTGAGCTCCGGAAGGAAGAACTCGAGTTTCGAGGTGGTGTGGAGAAAGTACAGTCGCAGCAGATTCGGTCGAATAGCCGAGTCTTTTCTCGAACGAGCAGACATGCTGTCGCCGCTCGAAACCTTTGA
- the LOC143358314 gene encoding uncharacterized protein LOC143358314 isoform X4, with protein MHAGTVGHNGADDRGHGGAESEPLSRHHRYQYFGAARQRDSSKVDESRVGHELEQAEERMVVGRAGGRDAAAGLLGCRCTGRLAGVARRVADLLAAKRLDPDLRDGSSRLCRRAERRSFAGRGRSAIWSGAIAGVRSTTGCASSRRRRSNVNTQSSFVARPDKRLSLRVGRVESATERSRIRTELCARCNGERMELVPCNGFPAKVQGSSKEHSFPNGKENELPCTTATATVKKCKNVALRRRVSVSSNDERRSELAGPNGRQGHAFGETFSLKKTPFHVHCDEKNVPETQQKPQPQTRSRRGSIATSRPSVFSRDLRNERKQPAPKSEDTGDGLSRKQLPDDRYRRNESVLPSKIPRRARSISTESDRRKPLSRDDGNAWSRQAISVAPSSSKAVERVMAAGQAMVDRTRWLERVDGSATVQGKGVERRIVDPIDWEAPISEVRRDDSSPTRPSVRPRKQQARTGTSKAPPNLFPGELVCNAEYHKDLFFVEREKEERAPRLSANFLAHFSEHVNAEQRTVIVTFMLHLGTHCRYPSYIVYRAVKLFDAAIDSLPVATALIQLTALASLWIALKTLENAHKIPTASQMIRLAKDLYAGREDLLIEYERKILRALDFNVTFADAHSLLTCHLINSKRCAAISDETFAFAYKAGGYVIDLTLLDEMFCRTSASLVAVTAAELVLGLIVDTEQARATDLPAQVRPRWLFWRGLLYAASGDGAGSRFGVRFQDEEMDRCRVAMLRRVLSSGRKNSSFEVVWRKYSRSRFGRIAESFLERADMLSPLETFDP; from the exons ATGCATGCTGGAACCGTTGGACACAATGGTGCAGACGACCGTGGCCATGGCGGTGCCGAGTCAGAGCCCTTATCGCGGCATCATCGATACCAA TATTTTGGTGCTGCGAGACAGCGGGATTCTTCAAAGGTTGATGAAAGCCGAGTGGGTCACGAACTCGAACAGG CCGAAGAGCGGATGGTCGTCGGTCGAGCTGGAGGACGCGATGCCGCTGCTGGTCTTCTTGGCTGTCGCTGTACTGGTCGCCTGGCTGGCGTTGCTCGGCGAGTGGCTGATCTACTCGCGGCGAAGAGACTCGATCCCGATCTCCGAGACGGTTCGTCGCGCCTCTGCCGCCGAGCCGAGCGTAGATCGTTCGCGGGCCGCGGTCGCTCGGCGATCTGGTCGGGCGCGATTGCCGGCGTACGGTCGACGACCGGTtgcgcgtcgtcgcgtcgtcgtcgctcGAACGTAAACACGCAGAGTAGTTTTGTTGCGCGTCCGGACAAGCGGTTGTCTCTTCGAGTTGGCCGAGTCGAGAGCGCGACCGAACGATCGCGAATTCGAACCGAGTTGTGTGCCCGTTGTAACGGCGAGAGAATGGAGCTCGTTCCGTGTAACGGGTTCCCCGCGAAAGTTCAGGGTTCGTCGAAGGAGCACTCGTTTCCGAACGGAAAGGAGAACGAGCTGCCTTGCACGACCGCGACCGCGACAGTTAAAAAGTGCAAAAATGTCGCTCTTCGAAGACGCGTCTCTGTGTCGTCGAACGACGAACGAAGGTCAGAGTTGGCAGGTCCGAACGGCCGGCAGGGACACGCATTCGGAGAGACCTTCTCGTTGAAGAAGACGCCGTTTCACGTTCATTGCGACGAGAAGAATGTGCCGGAGACGCAGCAGAAGCCACAACCGCAAACGCGATCGCGCCGCGGTTCCATCGCGACATCCAGACCGTCCGTTTTCTCGCGCGACCTCCGAAACGAACGCAAACAG CCTGCTCCAAAATCCGAAGATACAGGAGACGGACTTTCGCGTAAACAATTGCCGGACGATCGGTACCGGAGAAACGAGAGTGTCTTGCCGTCGAAGATTCCTCGTCGCGCCAG ATCGATTTCCACCGAGTCGGACCGACGGAAACCTTTGTCGCGCGACGATGGGAACGCGTGGTCGCGTCAGGCGATCTCGGTCGCGCCGTCATCGTCGAAAGCCGTCGAGAGGGTCATGGCAGCAGGACAAGCGATGGTCGACCGAACACGCTGGCTGGAACGCGTCGACGGCTCGGCTACGGTCCAAGGAAAAGG GGTCGAGAGAAGAATCGTCGACCCGATCGACTGGGAAGCACCGATTTCGGAGGTCCGTCGCGACGATTCGTCGCCGACACGGCCGAGCGTTCGTCCGCGAAAACAGCAGGCTCGCACCGGAACGTCGAAAGCGCCACCGAACTTGTTTCCCGGCGAGTTGGTCTGCAACGCTGAATACCACAAGGATTTGTTCTTCGTCGAGCGCGAAAAGGAGGAACGAGCTCCGCGATTGTCGGCCAATTTTCTCGCGCATTTCTCGGAGCATGTAAACGCCGAACAGAGGACGGTCATAGTTACGTTTATGTTGCACTTAGGG ACGCACTGCAGATACCCGTCGTACATAGTTTATCGAGCGGTGAAGCTGTTCGACGCGGCGATCGACAGTCTACCAGTGGCCACGGCGTTGATACAGTTGACAGCGTTGGCGAGCTTGTGGATCGCGCTGAAAACGCTCGAGAACGCTCACAAAATCCCCACG GCTTCGCAGATGATTCGTCTGGCCAAGGACCTTTATGCTGGACGGGAGGACCTGCTGATCGAGTACGAGAGAAAAATCCTACGGGCGTTGGATTTCAATGTCACCTTCGCCGACGCCCACTCTCTTCTCACCTGCCATCTGATCAACTCGAAGCGTTGCGCGGCCATCTCGGACGAAACGTTCGCGTTCGCTTATAAGGCGGGCGGTTACGTG atcgaCCTAACCCTGCTGGACGAAATGTTTTGTCGAACGTCCGCGAGTCTGGTAGCCGTGACGGCGGCCGAGCTGGTTCTCGGCCTCATCGTCGACACCGAGCAGGCTCGCGCTACCGATCTTCCCGCCCAAGTTCGACCGcgatggctgttttggagaggaTTGCTGTACGCAGCCTCCGGGGACGGCGCCGGTTCTCGCTTCGGCGTCAG GTTTCAGGACGAAGAGATGGACCGATGTCGCGTCGCGATGCTGCGTCGCGTTCTGAGCTCCGGAAGGAAGAACTCGAGTTTCGAGGTGGTGTGGAGAAAGTACAGTCGCAGCAGATTCGGTCGAATAGCCGAGTCTTTTCTCGAACGAGCAGACATGCTGTCGCCGCTCGAAACCTTTGATCCCTGA
- the LOC143358314 gene encoding uncharacterized protein LOC143358314 isoform X2, producing MHAGTVGHNGADDRGHGGAESEPLSRHHRYQYFGAARQRDSSKVDESRVGHELEQAEERMVVGRAGGRDAAAGLLGCRCTGRLAGVARRVADLLAAKRLDPDLRDGSSRLCRRAERRSFAGRGRSAIWSGAIAGVRSTTGCASSRRRRSNVNTQSSFVARPDKRLSLRVGRVESATERSRIRTELCARCNGERMELVPCNGFPAKVQGSSKEHSFPNGKENELPCTTATATVKKCKNVALRRRVSVSSNDERRSELAGPNGRQGHAFGETFSLKKTPFHVHCDEKNVPETQQKPQPQTRSRRGSIATSRPSVFSRDLRNERKQPAPKSEDTGDGLSRKQLPDDRYRRNESVLPSKIPRRARSISTESDRRKPLSRDDGNAWSRQAISVAPSSSKAVERVMAAGQAMVDRTRWLERVDGSATVQGKGVERRIVDPIDWEAPISEVRRDDSSPTRPSVRPRKQQARTGTSKAPPNLFPGELVCNAEYHKDLFFVEREKEERAPRLSANFLAHFSEHVNAEQRTVIVTFMLHLGVRIRRSDSPIRITGAIDTDCSQTHCRYPSYIVYRAVKLFDAAIDSLPVATALIQLTALASLWIALKTLENAHKIPTASQMIRLAKDLYAGREDLLIEYERKILRALDFNVTFADAHSLLTCHLINSKRCAAISDETFAFAYKAGGYVIDLTLLDEMFCRTSASLVAVTAAELVLGLIVDTEQARATDLPAQVRPRWLFWRGLLYAASGDGAGSRFGVRFQDEEMDRCRVAMLRRVLSSGRKNSSFEVVWRKYSRSRFGRIAESFLERADMLSPLETFDP from the exons ATGCATGCTGGAACCGTTGGACACAATGGTGCAGACGACCGTGGCCATGGCGGTGCCGAGTCAGAGCCCTTATCGCGGCATCATCGATACCAA TATTTTGGTGCTGCGAGACAGCGGGATTCTTCAAAGGTTGATGAAAGCCGAGTGGGTCACGAACTCGAACAGG CCGAAGAGCGGATGGTCGTCGGTCGAGCTGGAGGACGCGATGCCGCTGCTGGTCTTCTTGGCTGTCGCTGTACTGGTCGCCTGGCTGGCGTTGCTCGGCGAGTGGCTGATCTACTCGCGGCGAAGAGACTCGATCCCGATCTCCGAGACGGTTCGTCGCGCCTCTGCCGCCGAGCCGAGCGTAGATCGTTCGCGGGCCGCGGTCGCTCGGCGATCTGGTCGGGCGCGATTGCCGGCGTACGGTCGACGACCGGTtgcgcgtcgtcgcgtcgtcgtcgctcGAACGTAAACACGCAGAGTAGTTTTGTTGCGCGTCCGGACAAGCGGTTGTCTCTTCGAGTTGGCCGAGTCGAGAGCGCGACCGAACGATCGCGAATTCGAACCGAGTTGTGTGCCCGTTGTAACGGCGAGAGAATGGAGCTCGTTCCGTGTAACGGGTTCCCCGCGAAAGTTCAGGGTTCGTCGAAGGAGCACTCGTTTCCGAACGGAAAGGAGAACGAGCTGCCTTGCACGACCGCGACCGCGACAGTTAAAAAGTGCAAAAATGTCGCTCTTCGAAGACGCGTCTCTGTGTCGTCGAACGACGAACGAAGGTCAGAGTTGGCAGGTCCGAACGGCCGGCAGGGACACGCATTCGGAGAGACCTTCTCGTTGAAGAAGACGCCGTTTCACGTTCATTGCGACGAGAAGAATGTGCCGGAGACGCAGCAGAAGCCACAACCGCAAACGCGATCGCGCCGCGGTTCCATCGCGACATCCAGACCGTCCGTTTTCTCGCGCGACCTCCGAAACGAACGCAAACAG CCTGCTCCAAAATCCGAAGATACAGGAGACGGACTTTCGCGTAAACAATTGCCGGACGATCGGTACCGGAGAAACGAGAGTGTCTTGCCGTCGAAGATTCCTCGTCGCGCCAG ATCGATTTCCACCGAGTCGGACCGACGGAAACCTTTGTCGCGCGACGATGGGAACGCGTGGTCGCGTCAGGCGATCTCGGTCGCGCCGTCATCGTCGAAAGCCGTCGAGAGGGTCATGGCAGCAGGACAAGCGATGGTCGACCGAACACGCTGGCTGGAACGCGTCGACGGCTCGGCTACGGTCCAAGGAAAAGG GGTCGAGAGAAGAATCGTCGACCCGATCGACTGGGAAGCACCGATTTCGGAGGTCCGTCGCGACGATTCGTCGCCGACACGGCCGAGCGTTCGTCCGCGAAAACAGCAGGCTCGCACCGGAACGTCGAAAGCGCCACCGAACTTGTTTCCCGGCGAGTTGGTCTGCAACGCTGAATACCACAAGGATTTGTTCTTCGTCGAGCGCGAAAAGGAGGAACGAGCTCCGCGATTGTCGGCCAATTTTCTCGCGCATTTCTCGGAGCATGTAAACGCCGAACAGAGGACGGTCATAGTTACGTTTATGTTGCACTTAGGGGTAAGGATTCGCCGCTCCGATTCTCCGATACGAATTACGGGTGCGATCGACACCGATTGTTCGCAGACGCACTGCAGATACCCGTCGTACATAGTTTATCGAGCGGTGAAGCTGTTCGACGCGGCGATCGACAGTCTACCAGTGGCCACGGCGTTGATACAGTTGACAGCGTTGGCGAGCTTGTGGATCGCGCTGAAAACGCTCGAGAACGCTCACAAAATCCCCACG GCTTCGCAGATGATTCGTCTGGCCAAGGACCTTTATGCTGGACGGGAGGACCTGCTGATCGAGTACGAGAGAAAAATCCTACGGGCGTTGGATTTCAATGTCACCTTCGCCGACGCCCACTCTCTTCTCACCTGCCATCTGATCAACTCGAAGCGTTGCGCGGCCATCTCGGACGAAACGTTCGCGTTCGCTTATAAGGCGGGCGGTTACGTG atcgaCCTAACCCTGCTGGACGAAATGTTTTGTCGAACGTCCGCGAGTCTGGTAGCCGTGACGGCGGCCGAGCTGGTTCTCGGCCTCATCGTCGACACCGAGCAGGCTCGCGCTACCGATCTTCCCGCCCAAGTTCGACCGcgatggctgttttggagaggaTTGCTGTACGCAGCCTCCGGGGACGGCGCCGGTTCTCGCTTCGGCGTCAG GTTTCAGGACGAAGAGATGGACCGATGTCGCGTCGCGATGCTGCGTCGCGTTCTGAGCTCCGGAAGGAAGAACTCGAGTTTCGAGGTGGTGTGGAGAAAGTACAGTCGCAGCAGATTCGGTCGAATAGCCGAGTCTTTTCTCGAACGAGCAGACATGCTGTCGCCGCTCGAAACCTTTGATCCCTGA